gtttaatcatctaagtggcttatctgcgggtagtttcagtgtgagagccccaattactactaggactagacttaacttagtgaccctaaatccttctcttaaaaccacctctttgataagcagcaggcttgaacctccactgctatctagatagttagctgaggctagaatctcactaatatctaaacaaggGGCAAGAACATGAGTTAGCATTGAAAATTGACTTAGCATAGGTTAGAGGTGGAATCAAAATCCTTAGTGATTAAGCCTAAAGTCACTGTTTCTTTCCCTCACTGCCTCACTGCCACTGAAGTTCACATTCTTGTTCACTGTCATTGTCACCACCTTTGCTTCTTACTCACTGTCATCACTTAGCTTAGCTAGAATAGCCTataaaacttcaacttacacacacaagtctctgtggatcgactcgcacttgcacacactacatcacgacaccgtgcacttgcggtattagtttgtaggtcttttcaGAAACATACCACTAGGGCATTGGTTATGCATTACAACCTTCCTATTACTGCCCGTGGATACGCCATATTGCATGCAACATTACTTATCCGCTTTAGACCCACTGTTAGCCAaccattttctgcgtaccagttggtaacttgATATGAACCTGATATTTCACATTTACGCATATTTGGTTGTGCCGTATACGTGCCTATTACGCCACCACAACGTACTAAGATGGGTCCACAAAGACGAGTAGGTATTTATGTTGGATACGAATCCCCAACAATTATCCTCTACTTAGAACCTTTGACAGGCGATCTCTTTACCACTATATTTTCGGattgtcactttgatgagacaaccttctcgtcgttagggggaggtatGGAAAAGACTTTCAAAGGGAACGACAAGAATTATCATGGTGTGTAACCACGTTGTCTCATCTTGATCCCCGCACTCCACAATGCGAAGGTGAAGTGAAAGAAATATTGAACTTCAAAATGTAGCAAATtcaatgcctgatgcatttactgatatcgctaaagtgacgagatcacatataccagctgcaaacgtgcCTGCAAGGTTGGAAATTCCCTACAAGGGAAAAGGTACCATCGATATAGGTACCAAGGatgcacttggtggaagtgtagctgaGGCCGTGCCCCCCAAAAGGAAGAGggggagaccacttggttcgattgACACTCAACCAAGGAAAAAAAGAGCGAGTAAGGCACAAACCGATCCATATATCATCAATACTGATAATCCATCTCATGAGATTATCTGTGATTACAGTTATGTCTATGAATCATTACTGGGGGACGCCCCGAAGTTTAAATTGATTCCGGAGAACCAAGAAATCTCTATGGATTTCCCTTCACctaaattaaaaatataaacctaaactaattaaatcaaaaataatttttattcctAATCTAATCATTATCAAAGCATATTGATATTCTTTTTCATCGACGATTATTAGTCGATTCATAAATTTTTGTCCTATATTAAAACCACAAGTATATAATGAGTTGTGCAAAGCGTTGCATAAGATATTTAGCTCCATATCCGCATATTGAAACCCAGATctctgtttttcattttttttatgtttcagaagaacaattcagctgatattgaaatatcacattttCATCCAAACTCAGTTTATGATGAAGAAGACCTTTAAGTTCGGCTGATTATctaatatatactccctccgtctctaaaATATAGGCAagtttgtgtgtaaatttacacacaaacttgcctatcttttagagacggagggagtatataatttTTTAGCCGAAGTTTGTTTATTTAGGATAAAATCCATGTTCGGTTGTCGAAAAGTTAGATTACTAGAGGAACCTATAAAAATGTTCTACTAAGGCAAGTTTCAACTCATATTGGAAATGTAGTTGTACTTCGTAATTTATCGTTGTTCGCCGAACTTGTACTTCATAATTTACCGTTGTTCGCTGAACTTGTACTTCATATTGGAAAAGTTTGATTACTAGAGGAACTTATAAATTACGAGTAAGCCGAACATGACTTTGTGAGTCGCAACTTATATAAAACCAAACTACGAGGTACAAGTTCGTCGAACAACGACTACATTTTGAATAAGCTGAACCTCAAATATTTTTTACATACACTTAGGTTTCCCTTTAGAAATATCAACCGAACGGTTATTTCCAACAAGATTCGTCTAGTAATTCTATAGCCGAACCTTGCCCTGAACATGTAAAAGAGTTtgtaaaaattcattttttttaagaATTCAACCTAAAAAATGGAGATTAAACATCGTCTACAAGTATACCTGTGAATCTAGTTTATATCACACATtttacattttggtcacttctaattaCTAAAATCTCAAGACCcaagtttttttcacttcttAAGATTACCATTATCATtcaatctaatcataatcattaacactaatcatATAACGATAATTCCGTCATTATTAAAAAAGAATCGATAAAGGATGGTGAGTTTTTTCACCTAGTGATTCTATTTTGGCACCATTAGGTATGCCTCAAACTAGGATTATAGATTTTTCTCCTAAATTTAGATTGTAAATTTGGGAAGATGGCCCATTTTGGTCTAGAGACAGAATTTGGGttgtagatacaagttttggaaTGTGGTGCAACTATTGAACTATGGTGCGAATTTTATGTTAGGGTTCTAAACCAAAACAACAACAGCATAATCTCTAATAGaagaaccctaagataaaaatcatttttattgggGATTAACCACCTATGTTTAGTAAACAATAATAGAAATGAGCTTTTAATTGATTAAAAGATATGTTCTACAAAGCTCAAGAGCTGAGTATTTATAACTACTCAATACTTGTCTACCAAGAAAAATACTTACGCGTTTAAGAATCCTAACTAAACAAGGAAACTACCTAGTTAACTAAATAAAGGAAATATTATGGTTAAGGAGTTGGCACGCAACATCCCACCCCCCTTGAAAAAATGCTTGTCCTTAAGCATGAAATTATGGAAAGCGTAATAGTAGTTCATCAACATCTTCCCATTCCTCCACTGGATGATCCTCCCATTGGACTAACCATTTAGTGCCTGCATTATTCCCTTTCTTGAACATTTTCCGCTCCAAAACTCTAGCTGGTTCCCACTTATCATAATCTACTGTAATTGGTAAATTGGTATCCACAACAGCTGAAGAACCAAGTTTCAGTTTCAACTGAAACATGAAACACTGAATGAATACGACTTGAAGTAGGTAAGTCTAACCTATAAGCCACTGCACCAATTCTTTCAATGATACTAAAAGGGTCGTAAAACTTAGGGGAAATCTTAGAATAAGCCTGGTTCGCAACTGTGTTTTTCTTATAAGGTTGCAGTCGAAGAAAAAATAAATCATTGACTGCAAAAGTTCGCTCAGTACGATGTGTATCAGCATTATTCTTCATTCTTAATTTAGCAGCTTGTAATGATGATAGTCGAAGAGTAAAACCATAAGTCTCTCTGCACAACAAACGCTTCATTGGAGAAACATCTAAAAGCATTACTGAAGATGTATTTCCACGTAAAATGATATATTCTTCATTAAACTGGAACTTCATTCTCAGCTTGTTAAAATCCCAAGATATTTTCCCCAAAGTTCGTAGCCACTGTACTCCTAACACAACATCACAACCATTGATTTCTAAGAGATGAAAATCAACCAATAAGGTGTAATTATTGAGGTTAACTGGCACGTTAAAACAAGACCCATGAGTATTTAATGTACCTCCATCACCAACAGTTACCCGTAAAGAATTATCGGGTTTAATTTTGTGACCATATTGCTTGAAAATGTTTGGATGGATAAAATTATGTGTAAAATCAACCAAGATTTTTATCGTCTTAGACTTTATATAGCCTGTAATTCTCATTGTGTTGGGAAAAGTAGAGCCCATTAAGGAGTGTAGGGAAATTATAGGTACTTGGTCATCCTGCTCAACCAAACTATCTGAACACAGATGATGAATATTTTCTTCAACAACTTGATCTTCATTTTCAGTAGTATCTGGGGCCATATCTAAGATTAATAACCTTGGCTTGACACATAAATGGCCAGGTTTATAAAACTCTTCACAGTTAAAACAATGTTCTTTGTCTCGTCTTTCTTTCTGTTCTTCCCAGGTTAATCTTTTAGTACCAGGAGGCAATGTGGGTTTCTTAATTTGTGGGTTGGTAGCCATCGTGGATCTAAAAGGTTTGAACGATAAGGTTTGGAAACAGAAGAGGCTGCAATTATATTATCTTCTTGTTGTATTTCCTTTATGAAAGACTCAGCTAATATCTTATGTTCAAATAAACTAACACCGATGCCAATATCCACTCGTAACGCAGCAATAAATAGATCAACAAGGTACTGTGTAGGAAGATCATGAACGAAATTGAGAAATTTTTCAAACTCAGAGATTAATTGTCTAACAGTACCTGATTGAGTCAACTTTGTCAATGCAATATGCGGATTTACAAACTTGTGATCCCCAAATCTGTCACGAATCAGAAAACAAAATTTCTTCCAAGATGGTGTAGGGTTACACTTTTTAACCTAACGATACCATGAGTTGGCATCACCTGTCAGATGAGCAGCCACCACTTGAATTTTAAAAACTGCAGTGATCGAATGTAAGCTGAAATACTGATCATCTTGAAAAATCCAGCCGTCAGGATCAACACCATCAAAGGTTGGAAATTTTAGGTTGATGGAACCCGTACGAAGAGGTGGAGAATTTTCAGCACCAATATTACCATTATTATTGCCATTGCTATTATTAGTATGTTGGTGATTGCCTAGTCTTCCTGTGACGAGAGCATCAGTTATAGCTTCTTTCATTGCAGTTGCTAAAGCTGTTGACAAGGATGTCGTGAAAGCCGTGGTTAAGGATGTTGTTAAACCAAACATGTCTTCTTTACGATTAGCTCTATCAACTCCATCATGTACCTTAGCTTTCTCAATATCTTCCAAACGTTGTTTAGTTATACCGTCGAATAATTCTTTGATTTCGTCTTTTAAACCTCTAACTTCATTAGTTAATTCAACGATCGTCAtgatagagaaaaaaaaattgctgaAATTTGTGAATATAACAAACCTGCTTTGTACCAGATGTTAGGATTCTaaaccaaaacaacaacaacaacagaagcTCTAATAGaagaaccctaagataaaaatctTTTTTATTGAGAATTAGCCACCTTTTTGTTTAGTAAACAATAAGAGAACTGAGTTTTTAATCGATTAAAAGAGATGTTCTACAAAACTTATAAATTGAGTACTTGTAACTGCTCAATACTTGTCTACCAAGAAAAATACTTCCGCGTTTAAGAACCCTAACTAAACAAGAAAACCACCTAGTTAActaaataaaagaatattgtggTTAAGGAGTTGGCACACAACATTTTGTGTCGGGAGGCAATTTTCTGATCACAATGATTTAAAGTTACAGCATGGATTTTAGGTTATGGGGTACATTAGGTTAAATTGGGTAACGATGCAGAGTTTAACGTTTTAAATCACGATGCATATTAGAGTAGTAATGCAGATTTTGGCCCACATTAATTCATTCTGAGTCGTGCAAACACCCACAAGGGCCACATTCCTCTCTCTCCCTCAGTGGCTACATACGTttttcaaggataactttctttttTTGCACTCTATGTATTTAAATACTCAGCATCAAAACCCAATCATTTAAATCACTCAACACAAATGATTTCTGATCATGATCTTAAAAGAAATTCATACTCTCATAAGAAATCACCTAAAATGGATAAATAATCAATTGATATTTCAGAAACAAATTTAGCCAGTGTTAAATTTGTTATTACAACCTCTATCATTGCCATTAGGTAGAGTTTCAATAATTACGGAAATAGTTAATCAGTTGGTCTGGAGATTTTCTTATCTGATTACAAAATTATATAGTTGATGATGTTtatcatgaagatgaaaatttaggaaaaaaaattattttaagagGTTGTGATCTATTACCTAAATCCGTTAATGTTCATAaaatgggattttttttttcatctcgaTATATCACATAGTTACTTACCATCACGGATTGCTATCATAGTTATAATGTCTTCTTTTAAAACGTAAATTCAAAATGAAGTATGCActtgaaagaaagaaagaaagtaaaCATCCGAAACAACTCTCAGCTGCTGCTAAATACTAACATTTTTAGCAAAGGCGCATACACATTGTAAGACCGTCACCAACAGGAAGTTGACTAATTTGGATGCGAGAATCAGATGCTAATCTCTTGTTGAGGTCAACAATTGCATTTTTTATGGTCTTCATAAATTCATCAATGGAGGAATCATCTTCCAAAGCAACTGTTCCTGCCCAAAGTGTATTGTCATAGAGAATCAATCCTCCAACCTTAACTAACTTGAGTAGTCTCTCATGATAGTGTGTGTAATTTTCCTTGTCTGCATCCACGAATGCGTAATCAAACGACCCCTCGTTCTTTATCTGTAATTTTCGTCAGGAATAATGGAATACGAAACATAAGCACTGGagcaaacaaaataattataaataagCACCGGAGAGATCTGTATGCATGATATATGTACTTACATCTTCAAGTAGTTTGTCAAGAACAGGAAGCGCAATAGACTCGACAAACTCCACCTTATGATCTACTCCAGCTTTTTTAAACAACGGTAGTCCTAACTCAAATGAACTGCGATCCACATCAATGGCTATGATCTGTATTTTCACAGATGGAAATTCTACGTTAGATGATGATGAAACATTGAGATTGAATAATACAGAGCTCAGAGCTAGCGCAAAAGAGAAACAAATTAACCTTGCCGTCGTTGGGAAGAGAAAGAGCAGTTAGAAGAAGTGAGTATCCAGTGTAAACTCCAATCTCAATTGTCTTCTTTGCATTGACAAGCTTTAAAAGTAAAGACATCAAGGGACCTTCATCTGCTGCGCAAATCATCAAACTCCTACAACGTAATCAAGAATAATTTCATGTCATTGttaacttatttattttttccaaggaaaaagctgatgaaaagaagaagaaaaaaattacacaGTACATTGGAAGGCCAGCAGTAATTTCCCTTAATTCCTTGAGAACTTCTGCCTCATTCGGGTACACACTCGTCTTCAATATATACTACATACATGAAAAGACAGAGAAGTCGTAGTTAAGATCTAATGCTACTGCTGTTTCTATCTATATCTAGATATAGTTTATAAACTAAGGCTGGAACTTAGCTATAAAGTCCTCAATACAAATTAATATAAATAAGATCTTGATGATCGTAATGAGTTACCTGATATAGTTCTTTGCTTTGCAACAGACCGCTATcaggttttgataaatcaaactaACTGAGTAATTTCCTGGGAATTCCTTCCATGATCTAGCAAGTACGCAGCTAGCTAGCTCTATCTAATCCAATGAAAGCTTCTTTCTTGACCAATATTGCGTCGACAGCAGAAGATTTTAGTGTGAGTATGAATCACTTGCTAAATTTATAAGAATGGACACGGATCAGAGTAGGTTCAGAGTTGGTAACTATCTTTAAAATATATAATGCAAAGACCTTTTTAGGCCATTCTATGAATATGCCCCATATACGGTAAAACCTTTGTATAATAATATCTAGATATAGATACTTTCATTTTTTCAGTATGACctatttttaggttaaaatgaaaaagtgaaaatatcactttttaaaAAACAAAGAGAATATATCGCAACAAGAATTTTTATAGGAGGTTATTTTTATATATGCGTCTACCTTGAATAGAGCAACTATAAATTTCGTGTGTATACTTGAAAAAATGCATTTATGTGCGTAGGAAACATAAAATGTATCTAGGAAAATACGAATTCAAGTGTATAGGAAACATAAAAAGTATCTaggaaaatatgaaaactatTTAAATGGGAATTTTGTTTTACATATAGTACTCCCATATGAATACTAGTAAGACCCTCAAGTAGAAGATTTGTTCATCTTGACTTTCCATAGTGTAAAGACGTATTTGTTCCTTCATGTggctcaaaaaaaaattgttgattgtCACAGGAGTTTCCCTTAAGAACTCTGTTCAGATAATAGGCCTTTCCATGTGAAGTACGTGCATCTACACAAGTTATAAAAATGGACGCGGATCGACACCTCTAAGAAggattaaagaaaaaagaacaaccTTTATACTTAAAGTAACAAATTGTTTATATTTGTCATTCTTTTTAGATACAAGATTTCTCCCGGTTGAAGAATTATTGTAACAGAACTTTGAATTATGTGGTTGAAATCAAATGTAAAAAAATTCTGGTAACATTTGTCGTGTCTTTCTTGAGCAGAAGGATTGGAACTTTATTAAGAAAGACAATAAAACCCTCGTGTAAAAAGTACATCTCCAGAAATATTGTTACAGAAATAAAAGCAATAAAAACAGAGATACAGGACCAAAAAATAGACGTCCATAGTAACCAACAATTAACTGTTAATATGCGTTCTGAATAGCAGTCCATGTTAAAAGTTGAACTTTTGGTGGGACTAGATGTAACCATACATCATGCAGAAGAATATTAGAAGTCTTTTGAACCTGgttcttgatagacgcatttatatatCTAGTTTGATCTTTATTTTCTAATTCGCTACTAcatatttttgtatttgttttattatattgtgtctttataggtgtttttggaaaaataaacttTTATGAAAAATTGGCATAAAAAGTGATAGTTGTACGCCTGGgagaaattactaaaggcactcaAGAAATATGTTGGAAACACCCAGAGAAGTGTTATTGGCACACGAATAATTTACTAAGGGCCCCTAAGAAATTTCTAAGGTCAccccccaaaattactatttgcaccccaatgGCTAAACATACCCCAGGTATGGATAATGGGCACTCCATCTTTATCGTTTGAAATTGGATTTTGGCGGAAATTATGTTCGAAGAAGCAAACTCTTTTGAGTTGAATTAGGGTGAGATTTACTCAGAGTTTTTTTCTCGGTTGGCTTGGTTTGGGCCTCTTTTCACCGATACCATCCCCACTTAACCATTGCGCTTATCCGACAATGTGGGGTTTTCatcgggcatcgctgcggtaatccggaaacaacttcccgggaggtcatcCATCTATGGATTGCTCCATCTTGATCACGCTTAACTACGGAGTTATCTGCTAACTCtgttgaaaaggcctcggtgttaggaaaggacaaccattacttatattccttcGGCGAACCTTACCTGCCGAATCGGGATATTCTAATATTATCATCTTATATTTAAGACATCATCGGCTCCGGAATATATATTCAAGCCCAGATATTCAATGTTTCCATCCCCTCATGAGACCAGTACATGAAACAACCCCGTCCAACGTACTTTCTCACCCTCGATAGGTGACCCGTCGTCAGatatgataccatttgtaatgacccaatCCTCCATAGATATTGTCCCCAATTAGGCACTACGGTTAtctggcagtgtggggttttctaTGGGCATTGTTGCGGTAATACAACATCAACTTCCTGGAAGGTCACCCATCCTGCCGAATTGGGGTATTGTAATACCGTGATATTGGAAGTTGTTCGCGGATGGAATGGAATATACGTAATCCTAACACCGATGCCTTTTCAGCACAACtggctccagagttggtagaaaactctgcagttaagcatgctcgggcgggagcaatccagggaagttactgctggattaccgctGCTGCGCCCGTTAGAaaccccacactgctggataacaaCAGTGGCTAAGTAGGCataatatcggtggagggacgggtcaccTGCAAGGGTGAGAATGTAAATTGGACGGGGTTGGTTTAGGTGCTTGTCTCAGGAGGGGCATGGAACGCCGGAGATTTTGGATTGTGTCTATTCCTGAgcgaggacgactccaatttaaggtgatggtattgtaataccccgatatttggCAATGGTTGTCTGATATAGGTAATGGTTTCTCCTTTCTTAACATcgaggcctgatgggttcacttgacCGAGAggaaaacttctcagttaagaaTGCTCGGCCGGGATTAGTCACATGATGGGTGACCTTTCGGGAATCTCTTGTTGGATGACCGTAGAAGTGCCGTTAAAAATCTCACACTGATGGATAAGCGCAGTGGGTAAATGAGAACAATATTGGTGTTAGTTGGGTTACAAACAGGAAGGGTCGCTTGTGGTTAGGAGGGAGAGTTTTTTGAGTTATTATGTCAAatactggtctcacaagaggAAAGGAACATCTAAATTATACGGAGGCGTTTTCAACATAATTGGCTCcaaagttggcagaaaactctgcactCTGACGGGAGTGATCCAGGGATTTGATGACCATCCAAAAAATTTCTTCTAGGTTACCATAGGGATTTCCGTTTAAAGACGTGCACACTATCAGATAATTACAATGGCTAACTGGAGACAGTTTTGGTGAAAGACGGGTCATCACATTTTTTATCGAAACAGAGT
This genomic stretch from Papaver somniferum cultivar HN1 chromosome 5, ASM357369v1, whole genome shotgun sequence harbors:
- the LOC113277235 gene encoding probable caffeoyl-CoA O-methyltransferase At4g26220 → MSLMICAADEGPLMSLLLKLVNAKKTIEIGVYTGYSLLLTALSLPNDGKIIAIDVDRSSFELGLPLFKKAGVDHKVEFVESIALPVLDKLLEDIKNEGSFDYAFVDADKENYTHYHERLLKLVKVGGLILYDNTLWAGTVALEDDSSIDEFMKTIKNAIVDLNKRLASDSRIQISQLPVGDGLTMCMRLC